The Leptospira bouyouniensis DNA window TTTTTGGAAGAGATCGGTGAAAAAGAATCTGGACTTTCTCGTATGATCCGCGCTTCCTACCAACTCCTTGGTCTGATTACTTTTTTTACTGCAGGTGTTGAAGAAGTCAGGGCATGGACCACAAAACAAGGGAGCACGGGGCCAGTCGCCGCCAGTGTGATCCATTCTGATTTTGAAAAAGGTTATATCCGAGCAGAAGTAATGCGTTATGAAGACTTAGACCGTACAGGCGACCAAACCAAAGTCAAAGACGAAGGTAAACTACGCATTGAAGGTAAAGAATACATTGTCCAAGACGGAGATGTGATTTATTTCCGAGTGAATGCTTAAAAAAAAATCCCGACTTTCGCCGGGATGTATTTAAGTGTGAACTAGTTTGGAAAAAGAAAGTGGTTTCCTACAGGTAGGACCATTTCTTATCCTATCAATTGCCCAAACCTCTTCTTTTATTGCACTGTTAACAAAAAAATTACGATTGTAGCATAAAATGATAACGCCCAATTTCTTTGCCTGATTCAAAGATGGCAAGTTCTGGGCTTGAATCAAGTGTGATCGGGGAATCAAACATAGATTGGTTTCCCAGTTTGGGAAGGGTTTCCACAGGGGTTCCATCTAAAAACAACTTCGCAGACAACCGGTCCGCATTCGAAGCTTCCACAGACAAAAACACCTGGTTTTTTTCGGCATTGGGTTGGAATACAAAGTCCAAATCCCTGCCACCCACTTGCCGATGCACTCGGAAGGCACCACCATTCCCTTGGCCACGGAGAGCCATTTGAGAGGTGTGGAGGGTGGTATTCTCCCAGTCACTCATGAGCACTTTCCAGGACTCATTCCAATACTGTAGATAAATCCGAATTTTGGAATCAGGGTGGGGTAGAACCGTATGTAAGATCCTACTGAGAGTGGAAGGGTCTATTTCCTCTCCTTGGGACATCAAGTATATGGCTTCTTTGAGTTTGAGTCGGTTCATAAATGAATTCGGATCTTTTGTCTCCATAATATTGATTACCCCCCGTTAAGGCTTTATTTCCTTTGTTTGTAATTTTTTTATCTTTTCTTTGGCTCTATTGGCACGTGCAAGTACTGTCCCTATCGGAACTTCAAGGATTTCTGCAATCTCTTTGAATTTGTACCCTTTGAGTCGGAGGATGAGGATTTCTTTGTGAGGTTCGTCCAGTGCTTCAATCAGATCGTAAAACTCTTGTTTTTCTTCCCATTCAAAGTATACATCTTCTTGGGTTTGCCTTTCGTCGAGGATATCAATACTCAAATCGAGAGAAATTCCTTCTCTGAATTCTGTACGACGGATACTCCTAGTATGGGACATGCTGATATTTTTGGAAATCTCACTGAGATAAATGATAAATGCGGGTAAACTTTCCCCTTTAAACTTACGAAGCAAATGGTAGTCGTTTTCTGTGAGTTTGAGGTATACAAGTTGGGAAGTATCAACAACTTCTTCTCTCGGTACATAATGAGCACATGTACCGATGATGAGACGATGGAATTTTTGAATGAGGGATTGCCATGCTTCCCGTTTTCCAAGGAGGCAGTCATCAATTAAACTCCGAATCTCATCACTCATGGTTCTATATCAGATCCGACGGAATTTTTGCAAGATATCATTACATTTTCTAATCTTTTTTGGAAATGATGGGATTGAAAAATCGTTTTACGGATAAACTGTAACTTTGTTAGGTTATCTTTTTGGAATTGTGTTGGTCCATTGATCGAAAAACGGCCATAGTCAGAAAAAAAACCAAAAAAACCGAATATTCGAATTTTCTTTTCCTCACTCGGGATTTTTTCTAAACAGTTTGCCAATTCGTTCAGTTGGCTGAGTTGGGACTTTGTAAGATTTGGATCACTTGACCATGAAGATAAAACATCTAAAAAGTAAGTTTTCGATTTTGTATTTTCAGAAGGTAAATCAGATAAATTCCAAGGGTTCTGGCTTGAGTAATAAAACAGTTGGTAGGTGGATCTTTGATTTCCTTTAATGTCTTGTAACAAACGTAACAATAAGGATTTCCTTTTTGACTCAGGCATCTCTGAATATAAGATACGATTGAGTGAAGTTGTGTATTCTCTTTCTTTTCCAAAAAACAATACTTCATGTGATTTATAAAAATTGGAATACACATAAACGGTTTTTTCCCACTCAGTTTGAAGTTCTCTCACCAATTTTAATATTTCAACATTCGAGATTTCCGAATTTAAAATTTCCAGTTTTGGAAAAACAGTAAGATCAAAGATTCTTTTTTTGATATTTTTTTCCGCTGTGGAAAGTTCAGATTTATTTGTTTCGCTACAACGTTTGATTTGTAATAAAGCATCGTAAAATGAAACTAATTTTAATATTTCAGTGAGTTCTCGAATTTCTGAAAATTTACAAGCTTGAAAGTAATATTCATATTCTTCGTTTTCTCTCGATTCAATCTCTTTGATGATTGGAAATTTTTCTTTAGAATATGCTTCTGATTTTAAACTTGGGGAATTTTGAAATTCAGTCCAAATTGTTTCAAAAGAAGGTGCTTTTGTAAACCATTGAGGTAAAAGAGGAGAGGCAAAACATAAGATAACTAAAAAAACTAAATTCCTATGTTTCAAAACCCACTCCTAGTTTTAAATTCATAATACATTTTCTCTTCCGAAGATTCCTCGGAAAAAATTGACTCTAAAATTTCTCTTTTATGCGAATCGTCAAGTAATGCGTGTTTTGTTTCTAAAAATAAAAGCGCATTTTTCCGAAATTCAGGGTGATTGATCTTTTGGATACGAACAACCAAGGGATCTTTTGCATTGGTTCCTTGAATTGGTTCACCCAAAGATTTCTCAAACGTTTGCTCCTTTGACAATGCCTTTGTCTCGGAAGGGATTTTTGGATTTTGTTTTTGTGACTCTTTTGTAAAAATCAAAAAGAAGAGAACGAAAAGTAAACTCAAACTGATACTCAAAACTCGTTTCGGGAGTGGGTTTGGGTCAAAGGTTGAAAATTGAACCAAACTGATGGCAGTGATAATTTCTTTCCCTGATCCTTTCAAAAGATTCTTACGAATTTTCCCTAAACTTTTTTCGGTATTTTTGGATTCCAAAAAATACTTCCAAAAAGAAATTCCAATCTCTTTTGCCAAATTTGTTTCTACTGGGTATAAAAAACCAATTACTTGTTTAGCACCAGCTTTTAGAAAACTTGTTGTAAGACCAGATTGTTCTATGGAATCAAAAGATGAATAACAGCTATTAAAGAATACCAATTCCAAATGGCTAAAAGAACGAGTGGCAATTTCATTTATAGAGATGAATTGATTATCAAGGATTGGAATTCCTTTTTTTTCGGTATGACCTGCATAATGTAAAAATTTCACAGTATTTAATTCTTCAATGAACCGAATTTTAGTTAGGTGATTTTGTTTTAGAATTCTTAATGGTAGTTTTTTTTCAAGCAAAGGGTATAGAGCGGCACATTCTTCGTTCACAGTGTTTTCTAAATTTGTTTTAACTGGATTACAAATGATCAGTGCTGCATTTGTTTTTTTTGAGATTTCTTTTTGGTTTTTTTGGATTCGGATCCCACGTTTAAAATGTTTATCTTGGAAGAGGTAACCCGTCGTTGTCCTTAATATTTCCCAAGGGATGGGCGAAAATTCGGGATCAACAAGGAGTTCAATGTTTCCTCGAAATCCTGGTAAACGCCAGAAGGGAACAGTTTCTCCAAAAACGATTTGTTCTAAACTATCTGATTTTTTACCTAGTTTGTCCAAAAACTCTTCTTTTTTAGGGTTTTGAGAGAGGATCCGATCGACAAAAATCGCCCAATCATTTTGGAATTCTTGCAGCAATTGGCCTGAGAAGGGTGTTGTTTTTTCAACGGTTCCAAACTGGTTTAGTTTCTCTTCCCAAAAACATTCCCCATCAGATATCCCTTGGTTTGAGTATTTGGATATAATACGAATTTTCATTGAGTTTCTAACTTAGTTTTTGGATTAATTGTTTCATCTCGTCTATTAGTAAATTCACATCTTCTAATTTTGTAAAACTACCAGTCGAAATTCGAATTGCCCTAAGTGCTTCTTCTTCCGAATAACCCATGTATAATAATGATTTGGAAGCCTCTCTTGCTCTTGATTTACAAGAACTTCCAGTTGAGACAATCAATCCTTTTTCTTCTAGTCCTAGAAGAAAAAAATCTACTGTTTGGATGGGTAATATGAGAAAAGTTGTATTTGGTAGTCTCTTTTCTGATTTTGCTATAATTTCACATCCAACTGATTCTAAGTTTGTTTCGATACGTGTTTGGAATTCTATTAATCTTTTGTTTTTTTCGTCTAACAGATTTAGTTGGGTTTCTGTCACTTTTTGTAAACAAGAGATGGCAAATGTATTTTCTGTACCGGCCCTATGTTCATTTTCTTGGTTCCCACCACCAAATAACTTAAAGTCTTTGTTGTCTTTCGGTAAATATGAGACAGCCGCACCCATTCCAGCACCAATTTTATGGCCTGAAAAACTATACCCATCAAACAATTGAAATGGGACTGGGATTTTACAAAAGGCTTGCATCAAATCACTGATCAATAATTGGTCATATTGTTTTGTGAGAGCATGAATTTCTTCTACAGGTTGGATCACTCCTGTTTCATTCCCTGCATACAAACAAATGACTGGTTTGGGTTCTTGTTTTAGTAATGTTTGAAGATGGTTTAAGTTGATGGTTCCTGTTTTGTTTGTTTGTAATAAAATTGGTTGAAAGCCGTACGTGCCAAGTGCCGCATATAAACTTGAATGTTCAAACGGCGATACAATCACTGAATTTAGATTTGGATACATCACCCTTAAACTTTGGATGAGTAAATGATTTGCTTCTGTGCCCGTGGAAGAAAAAACGAATTGTTTTTCTTTGTGACCCGTGATTTGGCTTAAATACTTTCTAGTTTGTTCAATTTTACCTTGTTTTTGTAAGGAAAAACGAGTGATACCAGAAGGATTGTAATAACTTTCTAAATACTCACTTAAACACGATTCTAAAATCTCTGGATAAGGTGGGTGAGTTGCATTATAATCAAAATACTTTATATCATTCGTTGAATGGGATTTCATCTGCTTCTTCGTAACGACCGAGCTTTCGAAGAACGGACCGATTTAAGTTATGGTAATTTTTTAAGATATCGTCTTTTTTTCCACCTACACTACGTTCATCTACGTTACGAAGTTTTGGTTTTAATGAATCTAAGATGGTTAAACTTTTGTTATATTCCTTTAGCTTGTAAAGACTTTCTGCTTGTTTTAACTTTGATTCAAATTCATGGACGAGGAGTGCGGGTAAATTGATATCTTCCAATTCGGAAGCAAGTTGGATATTTGATGATTCTTTAAATTCTATACTTGCTTTTTGGTAGTAGGTGTTATCCTCTTTTCCAAGTTGGAAATATAATTCTGCTCTTCTAAACTTAAATTTTAAGTATTCCCTTTCATCAGCACCAACAAAGTATAAAATCCTTTCATAAATATCATCCATCTCCCTTGGTGAAAAATTTTTCATTCCTGTCAGTAAAATTTGTCGGAGTAGGGATTCTAAATAATCATTTGCGGAGACTTCTGAAAAATCACTGCGTTTGATGGAAGACAAAACAACACTTCGTTTTTGGACTGCACTAAGCCCACTCGGTACTTTTTCCAAATCAGCTAGTTTTTTTAAAACATAGGTTTCTGTTTCGACCATATGGGTTTTGTAGGCAAGTAAGATCTCACTCGGTCGGCAACTGGCCCAAGCTACGGATTCTATTTTTTTCGGTGCGATGAGTTCTGGCCCTGAAAACCGGAGAGCCCGTTTGTAATAGTCAAGTGCAGTTAAAACTGCTTCAATATGAGAGTTCCAATATTCTTTTGGATTGGGACCAAGAAGTAATTCTCCTTGAGGTGCCATTCGTTGGAAGAGTGGAGAACCCCAGTCACTTGCCTTTTCTCGCCAAGTCAGTTCTAAAAAATGGTCTTCTACATGTTCTTTGCTACGAAAATACAAACATGCCTTTTCCATGAGTGCAAGATCCAGGGGCAAAATGGTGCCCTTGGTATTTTCTTCTGCCGTAAAAAATTGGTTAATCGTCTGTAGGAAATCGGTGCCACCCTCCCTTCGACCATCAAGTACTGCATCCCCTTTGGCAATGAGCTGGTGCGCAATCCTTGGATTTGGGTAACCAAAAAACGAATTGTAGGTGAGGGTGATTTTGGCAAGGATGGTATCCTTGTTTCTCAGAATCCATGGGAAAGTGATTGCCCACACGATGAGAACAGCCAGAATGTATTTTAAATTTTCTCGGAAGATTTGGTTCAAGGATTGTCCCTGTACCCGATCTTTGCCGGAATCTACTGATGTTTCAAGCAATTAAAACTGTAAACCACCCATTCCTCTTTGTTTTCTTTTGTTTTCTTTCTGTTTCTACGACTCTCGCAGATTCAAAACCAAAATTGAAAGAATGTTCGCTCCTTGAACCAGGAGTTCCTAGCGAATACCTACTTTCCCGCGCCATCCAGGAACAAATCGATGGGTACCAAGCCAACAACCGAAAAAAGACAACGGAAGCCAAACTTTCATTTGAAACATCGGTTTCTTTTTTGGACAAATACCATGAGTGCCAAAAAGAAAAAGGCAAAGGTCCAACAGCACAAACGGCAGAAATCCAAGCGCAAAATTATTTGGAATTAACCAATACGAACAAGGCTTGGGAATGGTCTGAAATCGCAAAACAGAACTCGAAAGAAGTCACAAAAGAGATTGTGATTTTACAAATGAGAATCCGGTTGCGGGAACAAGATCTAGGTAAGGCAACTGATGTTTTAGAACATGACTTGGTTTCCTTTCCGAATGACCCAGATTTTTTATACTTACTTGGGAATTTGTATTTTGAAAGGAAAATGTGGAACCAGTCTCTCTTATATTATACTGCACTTTCCTTTGTAATAGAGAGGCGAGACAATCACTCCAAATATAAAAACATCACTTCCAAGTCACTTGGTGAATTAAATTATAAACTTGATTACCCAAAAATTGCAATCAAACGTTATAACGAATACAATTCAGCCATTAAAAATGATATGGAAGTTTTATTTCGATTAGCACAAATCTATTTTGTGTTAGGCGATTTTAAGATGTCCAAACATTATTTGGAACAAATCCGAGAAAAAAATTCTAGAGATCTTGATGCCTCACATATGTTAGCTGAAATTATTTTTTTAGATGCTCGCGATTTGGCTCCACAGTTTTTTTTGACTTTAAAAAACGAAAAAAAAATCCCCAAAGACGGAATCATTCCTTTATTATACCAATTGGTAAATGGAACAACTTTTGGTTTGGATGAAAAACTACGTATCTTCATCAAAGCAAACCCTGGAAGACTCTCCCCCCGTGTAGCACTTTTAGAATTAGCTGAAAAAAATAATGATCCAGATTACGAACAATTAAATGCAGAAACTGCTCAATATGCATATGAATATCGTCAATATGTACTTGCAGAAAAAATCTTAAGGCGGGGAATGAATCGCCTCAAAGAAAACCAAACGGAACAAAGAGTCAACTATCTTGAAAAAATATCTTCATGCCAAGAGATGTTTGGGCAATGGAACCACTCCATCCTAACAACGAAAGAAGCGATAACTTTAAGTTCTGATTTGGAAAAAAAATTCCGATTGAGGTTTCGTTTGGCTTATTTGTATCTTCAGGGAAATTTAAAAAAGGAACATGTTTCCGTGGGAATCCTTACAGATACGATTAACGAAAATCCAAATCCAACACATTATTATTTGAGAGGATTGGCATACTTCCAATTAGAAAAATACAAAGAAAGTATTCATGATTATTCTGAAGCCATTCGTATGGAACCAAACAATCCAAATTTGTATTTTTACAGAGCTTCTGCTTTTGATAAGTTAAAACAATTTTCGGAAACTGAATCTGATCTTAAAAAAACAATTTCACTCAATCCAAATGCTTCCAATGCAATGAATTATTTGGGGTATTTGTATGCGGAAAAAAACATACACCCGGAAGAAGCAAAACAATTATTAAACCAAGCAATATCATTAGAACCCGACAATCCTGCTTACCAAGATAGTTTAGGATGGGTGCATTATCGTAAAAAAGATTACAACTTGGCTTTGTTACATTTGAATTTTGCGGCTTCCCTTGCTTTGGAACGTGGATTTGAAGATCCGGTCATATATGAACATCTGGGTGATGTATATTTAGCAAAAAACGATCCTGTGAATGCAGTCCAATTTTATAAACTTTCGCTTTCAAAAGACAAACAAACGTCTAACAAGGACTTGGTTTCCAAAATCAAAAGAGTCCAAAAGGAAATATCTGAATGATGGTTCGTGTCGTAATTTTTGTTTTCATTTTATTTTTTGGTTCGTGCCAATCTACAGAGGTTGAAGATCCAAATTTTTTAGGAAAGGCGGAAGGTAAATATTTACCAGCAAAGGATACTTCTTCCCAAACATTTTTAAAACAAGTTTTAGATAAAAATCCAGATTTTCCGAGTTTTAAATCTGATTTCTCAATGCAAATCCAAACCTTTGTTCCCAAAAAGGATAATGTTTACTTAGATGGGAAGGTTTACTT harbors:
- a CDS encoding RNA polymerase sigma factor: MSDEIRSLIDDCLLGKREAWQSLIQKFHRLIIGTCAHYVPREEVVDTSQLVYLKLTENDYHLLRKFKGESLPAFIIYLSEISKNISMSHTRSIRRTEFREGISLDLSIDILDERQTQEDVYFEWEEKQEFYDLIEALDEPHKEILILRLKGYKFKEIAEILEVPIGTVLARANRAKEKIKKLQTKEIKP
- a CDS encoding tetratricopeptide repeat protein encodes the protein MFQAIKTVNHPFLFVFFCFLSVSTTLADSKPKLKECSLLEPGVPSEYLLSRAIQEQIDGYQANNRKKTTEAKLSFETSVSFLDKYHECQKEKGKGPTAQTAEIQAQNYLELTNTNKAWEWSEIAKQNSKEVTKEIVILQMRIRLREQDLGKATDVLEHDLVSFPNDPDFLYLLGNLYFERKMWNQSLLYYTALSFVIERRDNHSKYKNITSKSLGELNYKLDYPKIAIKRYNEYNSAIKNDMEVLFRLAQIYFVLGDFKMSKHYLEQIREKNSRDLDASHMLAEIIFLDARDLAPQFFLTLKNEKKIPKDGIIPLLYQLVNGTTFGLDEKLRIFIKANPGRLSPRVALLELAEKNNDPDYEQLNAETAQYAYEYRQYVLAEKILRRGMNRLKENQTEQRVNYLEKISSCQEMFGQWNHSILTTKEAITLSSDLEKKFRLRFRLAYLYLQGNLKKEHVSVGILTDTINENPNPTHYYLRGLAYFQLEKYKESIHDYSEAIRMEPNNPNLYFYRASAFDKLKQFSETESDLKKTISLNPNASNAMNYLGYLYAEKNIHPEEAKQLLNQAISLEPDNPAYQDSLGWVHYRKKDYNLALLHLNFAASLALERGFEDPVIYEHLGDVYLAKNDPVNAVQFYKLSLSKDKQTSNKDLVSKIKRVQKEISE
- a CDS encoding CHAT domain-containing protein, encoding MKIRIISKYSNQGISDGECFWEEKLNQFGTVEKTTPFSGQLLQEFQNDWAIFVDRILSQNPKKEEFLDKLGKKSDSLEQIVFGETVPFWRLPGFRGNIELLVDPEFSPIPWEILRTTTGYLFQDKHFKRGIRIQKNQKEISKKTNAALIICNPVKTNLENTVNEECAALYPLLEKKLPLRILKQNHLTKIRFIEELNTVKFLHYAGHTEKKGIPILDNQFISINEIATRSFSHLELVFFNSCYSSFDSIEQSGLTTSFLKAGAKQVIGFLYPVETNLAKEIGISFWKYFLESKNTEKSLGKIRKNLLKGSGKEIITAISLVQFSTFDPNPLPKRVLSISLSLLFVLFFLIFTKESQKQNPKIPSETKALSKEQTFEKSLGEPIQGTNAKDPLVVRIQKINHPEFRKNALLFLETKHALLDDSHKREILESIFSEESSEEKMYYEFKTRSGF
- a CDS encoding cysteine desulfurase family protein — encoded protein: MKSHSTNDIKYFDYNATHPPYPEILESCLSEYLESYYNPSGITRFSLQKQGKIEQTRKYLSQITGHKEKQFVFSSTGTEANHLLIQSLRVMYPNLNSVIVSPFEHSSLYAALGTYGFQPILLQTNKTGTINLNHLQTLLKQEPKPVICLYAGNETGVIQPVEEIHALTKQYDQLLISDLMQAFCKIPVPFQLFDGYSFSGHKIGAGMGAAVSYLPKDNKDFKLFGGGNQENEHRAGTENTFAISCLQKVTETQLNLLDEKNKRLIEFQTRIETNLESVGCEIIAKSEKRLPNTTFLILPIQTVDFFLLGLEEKGLIVSTGSSCKSRAREASKSLLYMGYSEEEALRAIRISTGSFTKLEDVNLLIDEMKQLIQKLS